GCCGCGGCTCCCGcaggcggggcgggcggggaagGCTCCTCCCCGGGCCGGCTGGAGCTCGGCTCGCCCCGCGGGGGCTGACACACGCACGTACACACGCACCCCGGTAACAAATGGCCCCGCCGTCTGCGGGAACACGCGGGTCGCCCTCGGGACGCGGCCCCGCAGCCCACTCCGCACCGGCGGCGGAAGTAGGAGCGGGACGGCCCGCGGCGGCCCGGAGCGGCTCCGCCCGGAAACCTGCGGCCCCGTGACTGCGCAGCGCTGAGCGGAGCTGCCGctggcccggccccggccccggccgtcAGTCGCTGCCGCGGCAGGTGGGTCCCGGCGGGAGGGGGACCCGGCGTGCCCGGGGCAGCGCAGAGTTCTCTCGGGCGGCGCTGGGTGTGCGGGGAGCTCCGGGTGCGGCCCGTCCCTGCGAGTTGCTGCCGCGGAACCGGCTCGCCGGGGGGGGAAGGTGTCCGTGGGGGCCTCCTAGAGAGCCGAAGGAGCAGGGTGCCGGGGAGCAGGGTGTGGCGGGGCTCCGGGAGGGGACTGAGTGGCGGCTGTGGCTCCGTGCCCCAGCTCGCCCTGCTGCACGCTGTCGCTGACAGGATGAAGCTGCGGCAGGTCTCCGACTTGAGTGACTTCAGCCGAGGCCACTGGCTGCGGGAGTTGCTGTGCCGCGGAGAAGAGCCCAAGCTCGTCCAGTCCAGCCCCGACGGGCAGcatgtcctgctcctgcagaagaGCCGGCCGCCCATCCTGCCGCGGGTGGTGGCCTTCCAGCGCCACAGCATCGCTGGAGCCGacctggagaggagctgggagccgCCCCAGCCAGCCCTTGTGGGactgctcttcctgcagagCCCAGTGGTACCAGACTCCTGGGTACTGGCCGTGGTGTGGGAACATGGCCGGACCGAGGTCTGGCACTTTGTGGTGGCcgtgggctggcagctgctgcagacactGGAGCTCTGCCAGGGTGCCCGGGCACGAGTTGTCTCCgtgtgcagccagggagccAACCTGGTGTGGTGTGAGGAGAGGCCGCCGCTGGGTGCTCACTCGGACATGAGCAAGTGTGCCTTCaggttctgtgtgtgtgcccGTGCTCTGGAGGTGGGGGAGCAGGGCGTGCGGCTGGGCGCTGCGAGGATAGTCCTGCACAACAGCCCCGAGTACCAGGTCCTGGCCTCTCCCCAACATGTCTTCCtagtgcctgctgctgccagctttgCCACCACTTCCAAATTCCTCCTCATCTGGCATCCAGAGAAGGCAGAATTCACCATCACAGCCCCCTCTGCAGGCTTCATCCACAGCAAGGTGCTGCACTCCAGCAGTGACTCAGACTTTAAGAAGCTCCTGCTGGGTTCTGTGGGCCTTCTCTCAGGTTTTGCGCCTCTGGACATTCACACCTCCACCATGTCCAACAGCGGGGGTCTGCTGCTGGTGAGCACAAAGGGTTCTGTGAGTATCGTGGAGCCAGATGGGACACAGAGGCATATCTTTGACCTGGAGGGCGGCCCCCTGGCCCAAGGGAGTCCTGTCCAGCTGAAGACTTTTGGCAACATCCTGGCTTGTGTGCTGGCTGGAGTACTGTACCTTGTTGACCAGAACAGTGGAAGGCTTGTAGAAAAGGAAGTCCTGAGCATGAAAGAAGTGCATTTCCTGGAGTCCCAGGACGAGGAGGACAGTATCCAGCTCCTCAGTCAGAGTGGCATCTACAGCTTTAGCTTTTCCAAACCTGAGGACAGCAGCAGGCCTGAGCCATGCCTGGTGGAGATGGTGTTTGAGGAGGCCTGCAGATATTATCAGAGGAGGAGCCTCAGCAGCTCCAAGCTGACGGTGGAGAAGTTGAAGAAAGGTGGTACATTCCAGGCTCCTGTGGTCCTCGCTgccatcctgcagcacagcctccaCCAGAAGCAGAAACCAGCCCGAAGCCTAGAAGACACGTATGCCAAGCTGTTGAGCACAgtgagcctggagctgcagagctacATGAGCCTGGAGCTCCTCAAAACTTGTGTGGTGTGTGCCCCAGAGAGTGAGGTGGAAAGCTACTGCAAGGAGCTGGTGGAGCAGGAGGTCAGCCGCATTCTCCAGTCTGACATGGACAAAGACAACTTGGCCTATCTGAACTCTGTCTTTGCCTCCTTCCCCAAGGCTGCCTGGAAGGCCAcaaggagctgcctgcagctgcagcagaatgGGGATGGTCTCTTGGTAGCCAGGGCCACCCCAGAGGTATGGAAGAAGGTCCTGTGTCAGCCgcagctggaggaggtgggTCAGAATGGGATGGTCCCACTCTTTGAGCTCATTTGCGCCTCTTTCCTGAGGTTCAAACCCAAGTGGTTGCCCAGCTTTGTGGAGCTGACCCAGCAGTACGTTAGCAGCTCGTGGTCATACAGCAGCAAGGAGGGCCCGGAGGGCCGGGTGCCACTGTACAAGAGAGCACTGGGAGTGCTGGCCCGAAAGAGCAAACACAGCGAGGCAGATGACGAGATGGAGCTggaactgctgctctgcagcaagaGGCCTAAGGCTGTGCTGCAAGCTCTGCACCTTCTCATCCATCTGAAGCAGTGGCAGCGGGTGGTGGAGGTGGCAGAGAAGTTCTCCAAACTCAGCCCCTTGCTTAACAAGGAGATATTCATCACACTGCTGGCTGAGTTTGCCCAGCACCGGGAGCTGGACCCTTACCTGGACAGGCTGTGGCCgctgtgccctgctgagctcaCCGCCTCAAACATCCTCACCATGGTTCTGCAGCACCTTCCTCATTCCCAGGAGGACCCAGTGCCCTTCTCCAGTGAGGGGAACCAGCTGACTGTGGGCTTGCTTAAGCCACTGCTGCAAAGGGTTGTGCAGCGTCCCAGTGTCCAAGATGAGATGTACTCAGATGCCCTGCAGAGCACCACCttcccccctcccaccccaccccgAGAGCACAAAATCCCCTCAAAAGTAGTGGCTGATGATGTTCCTCAGCCATCTATGGCAAGGACTTCCTCGCCTTCAACACTGCTACGGGATGACAGTGTGTGAAGGGGGGAAGGACAATGTCATCCCAAGCCCTGGGTGCACAAGGAAGGGAAATTTTACCTGTGTTGGCAGTACAGAAGCCTGCTCCTTTCTGAAGCATCCCTGCAGCATCTCGAAGAGCCTGGTGGGTGGCTGAGGTTGGGGGATCTCTGAGCCAGGGCAGGTTTTCTGTTATTCCTAGCAAGTGCAATTGTGCGTGTGCCAGTGGAGGAGCAAATGCCAGGTGCATTTGCAGATGAAAACACTGGCTGCACTACAGGACTACAGAACTGCTCCCTGcccaaagcactttttttgtttttcagtttgtttggCTCCTTTCTAGCTCCACTTCTACTTCCCTGATCCTCTGGTACTGGTGGTAGGCAGTACAGTCTTTCCCCCCCATTCTCTGGTCAGTGAGCTGGGTGCTACCTTCAAGCTCTGCCTGTGAGAGACAGGGCATGTTTCCTGCAGCTGGGTCACTGAATCCTGCTGCTTTGGGCTCAGTCAGATGCTAAATGCCTGTGTGGCACAGCTCCATGGCACTGGGGGTCCCAGCACACATGCTGGCAGTTGCAGCACACCACACGTTGTCTTGCCACAACTCCTCTGGGATCAGTCCTGTAGCTGTGACTGATTGCAGCTACTTAGCTCAAAAGAGCAGCCTAATTCCCTTATCTCTCTGTCCCAGACAGTACCCAAactctctgctgagctgagaAGCTTGCAGCAGGCTATGAGAGCTTGGGGTTGGCCctgtctttccctttcctttgtgGAAGCTTAGATTATGCTGCAGGACACCCAAGCCCTCTGTTCCCATTTCCTCTACCTTTGCCCTTTGCATACAAAGGGGCTTTGTCAGGGTTGTCTGGCTCATATTGTGCCTCTGTTTGCAAAATCAACGTAACTTGAGAGCAGTTAGTGCAGGAAGATCCAGGTTCCAGCCTCTCTCAGGTGCCCGGTGCCTGGCCCCCTCCACCAGGAGGGAGACCCTCACTGTGGCTTTGCCCCTGCATTCTGGGCTCTGGTGTAAAGGAGCTGTCTGTTGCCTTGTTGGGCTGCAGGAGATTCACCTGCATTAATCCTCTTGAAAGTGGTCTTAGGTGTGGAAGACAgactccttttaaaaataaagcttcctAAAGCACTGCTGAGGTGGTGGTGGGTGTTATGAGGGTACACACCCTCAGGAGGAGGGCAACCTTGTTTTGCCTCTGGTGAAAAGTGGCCAGGCTGATctctctggtgctgcccagcaTGGCTCACAGCTGGGCTCAGAGAGCATACCCAGATAGCTCATTCCCTCTGTGGTACTCAGCTGCTTACCACTATGAAGCCATGGGGGCAGGAGTCTGCACGGGCAGGCTGGAGCTATGTGCCACAGGGAAGGGCCATCCAGGCCATCCACACGTGGCTCTGGCTGGGCCCAACAGAGAGTTGAGGAAGGGAGGATTTTCTTCTCAAGAGCTGCAAATTGTCTACTTTTTAGGAAAACTACCAACAGAGAGCACCTGGCTGGCCCAGCAAAATCGTGCTGCCAGGCACAGTGTCAAAGCTGCCGTTGGAGAGATTATTGTCTGTGAAACCACTGTAAAGACGTGGCAGGGTCTCCCCCAGAGAAAGGCTTGGCTGCGGAAAGTCCCTGTGGTGGAAAAAGGTCTGGCAAAGAGGAAGAGGAACTGCTGCAATGGTTCCCTTGAGACTGGCTGGTTATTGATGAGACCTTCCTTGTGGGGGTCCTTGTGCTGTGGTCACGGGGCACTGTAAATTTCCCTCTCACTCCGGAAGCTGCCACACGTGAGCGGAGGGAGCGGGGCCTGAAAGGAGAGCTGGTGGCATCCACTGTGGGCATTCTGTGATGAGCTGTCCTTGCCTCCTCTCCAGGCAGCTGGTggccttgcctgactctggtCTCACCCACCTCCCAGGTCTGTTCGGGAGGAGGATGATGGATGGACCCCAGCACCTCTTAGAGCCATGGCTCCAGAGACTGGAACACTGTCCTGGAGGTGCAGTGAATGGGGAGCTGCTGAGAGCAAGCCCCACACCTTGGCAAAGGCTGTGCAGtcattttggggggaaatcTTCATTgccagggctgggtttgggtgCAGGTGgccacagtgacacagtgaacGAGGATGCAGGTCCCTGCCTTCCAGCACTGTCTCTGCAGAAacaggagagcaggaaagaaGCAATGCCCACAAAGCCAGCAAGCAGAAACTGAAGCTAGCAGCAGTCCTGTGTGAGCTGGCATCCCCGAGGCACAGCAAGGGAAGAGGAAGCAGGGAACATGACGCAGTAGGGACAGGCTGAGGCCTGGGGGCAGAAGCCTCCATGCATGAGCCCCAGACAAACAGGAAGTAGAATTCTGGAGGCTGAGGGTCCAGGGCAGAAAACTGAGCTGAATGCTTTCCAAGGGGTTGCTGGATATCTCACACCAAGAACCAGGAAGGGTGAGCATCCTTGGGGGAAGCAGGGGCCAAAGCAATCTGAAGGACAGATTCAGCTGATTGATAGGCAAATGCAGGGCTCTCTGTGAAGTCAGActctgctgggaggagacaGCAGGAGGTAAGGCCAGTGCAGCCTCAGATAAAGCCCAAAGGGAAAACTAGCAATTAGATCTGAAGGCAAGTGGAAAAAGCAGTAAGAGATGCACATAATGGAGGGGGAGCTGGCCGGCCTGGCCCTCTCACTCTGCTCCAGAGAAACTTGGACTTTGCAACAAAGGAGATGAGTCAAGCTGCTCACGTATATATCCCCTGTATCTGACACAGCTTTCGGGTTGGTCCCTGCGCTTGCACCAAGGAGTGGCACAAAGCAATACCTGAGCTCGCCCCAAGGCTCTAGACCATCACCCTTGATTTATCTCTTCATGCAACTTTTTCTGTGCAGAGCATGGGGTgtgcaggagtgggcagagaaaGTACCCATGGCACTGTATCTTGCAGAGAGAAAGAGGTGTGGGCTGCAGGCACCCCATAAACTCACTGGAAATCCACAGATGATAATACTAGAGTTGCCAGAGGGAAGTGCTCATGTGCTAGGGACAGCTAACACACTGTGGTGGCACTTCATGGACAGGAGGCTCTTTGTGTGGCTTGTCCCATGGAGGGACCTGGCACTCACCCAGTCAGAGGTGCAAAGGGCTGCCCAGTGAGGGGAACATCACCCAGTCTCAGTGACACTGAGCAGTAATCCTGTATCGACCTATAGGCTGGTTGTGGGCAGAGCACACTTGGGAGCACCAGAAAGAGCCCTCTGGTCCCAGGCACAGCCTCAGCTTGTGCCAGCAGTGGGGAACCCTCCAGCCCCTAGCCCTGCGTACTGCCATCACTGCTAGACCTGAGGAGCACAGTCACATCCCACagtgcacacaaacacaccgTTTATTGTTTGACACCAAAAATTACAGCCTTGGAAAGAGGCAGAttctctgcaaaaataaatagtCACATTTTTCAAGTGAGGGGGTCTGTCCCTTTCGTCCTCCATCTGCGGGTGATGGGAGCTAATGCCTTGTGGAAGGCCTGGGGATTTTGTAGGAGTTGAATGTTGGTGGCCTGCAAAACCAAGGTCATATATGTCACCTCCAGCCACAGAGAGCAGTAAGGGACAGCTCAGGATGCACTGGGATGGTCAAATATCATTCCACTCCTATCACCCAGTCCCACAGGAAACAGGGTACGGAGACAGCTTCCCCAAACCCACCAGCCTGGGAGACTGGGACCAGCAACACCTCCAGACTTAGGAGCGTGGGAATATGATAGGGGACGGCACAACTGTGTGCACTACAGAAGTCCCACCTTCACAGCCATCCCCTGGTACCAGCACACTCCTTGGTCTGCACTCACCCTggtccccagctccctccctctgtctcCTGACCCCCCTCTACTACAGGggctgccccccaccccacaaaGGGACTTGGCAGTGTAAGTAGCTTACATCTCAAAGTCTTCATTCctagaggggagaaaaaaaagaggagacaGTGTTAGTGGGGCAAGAAAATGCCTTGTGGGACAGGACAGCATCTGATGGTGGGACAAGGTCTCCCATGGGTCACAAAAAGAGACCACATGGGCTTCAGGCTGCTGTGATCCCCTCCATCCTGGCTGCCTGATCTGAACAGAGAGCATGGGCTCTTACAGCCCCCCAGAACATCTGTGCTCCTttcccaggcaggcagagcagggccccacactcagcagcacccagctcccTATGCCTCAACTTGAGCTCCCTGAGGTTCCTGGGCAGCTGAGCCCATGTCTCCAGCCAGCTCAGAGGGGtgacaggagctggggagcccccagcacagcagctgcaccaCAGGGCCACGATGTAGCCCTCAGGAGCTGGAAATCCAACTAGAAACTGCTCACTATCCTCAGGGGTCAGTGCCTAtgctcctgtgctggtggtggaGCTGCCAGGCAGAGTGTCCCAGAGGGCTGAGGGGCAGCCCCAGGACACTGGTGGCCACAGGCGTGTGACCAAGCACTGCACCCTCGTGGCAATGCCACAACCACGCAGCACACTGCATTCTGTCACAGCATCCAGCTCTCATGCCAGTGCTCCAGCACAAAAGTGGTGCAAAACAGGGCAAGTCAGGTGGTGGACTCGAggcaggctgtggctgcagccctgccaggcacCTTCCTCAAAAGGGAATGCACCTTTCTTTGCCCAAACGGGAGGttcagagcaggcagagaaaagCTCCAGAACATCCCCATCCTCAGAGGCTGAGGACCCCAAGTCACCTCTTAGGTTCTCCCCAGCCCACATTACTTTAGCATGAGCCCCACAGGCTACAACAGGACATGGAGGAACAGGTGGCAGGGGGACCCCAGACCCAGTGTCATCACATGGGGTGGGGCTGCTCCTCACCTGTACACATCAGCAATATCCATGCGGCGGTAAAACTTGGCAAGTCTGACAGCCAGGATGAtgctgggcagcaggaacaAGGTGCACCAGCCCAGGCTGAACCAGAAGGCATTCTGCATAGGGTGGAGGAAGAGCCATTAGGTCCAGAGAGCGACTGGGAGCAtctcttttcctcccagcaCTCCCCCAATGACCACCCACTCCTTCTCAGAGCCTGGCCTTTCCTCTTAGCCACAGCAGTTTGCTGGGCAGAAGCTGAGCACTGCTTCCTGTGCATCCCTCATCCTGTGCATCCCTGAtccttccctgcatccctcaTCCTGTGCATGAAGGGGACAAGAGGACCTCACTGCCACCCCACACGTGTGTCATTCTACATACCACTGCCCCACTCACCACAGAGTCCATGATATAGTCACAGCCAATGACCTCCACATTATCCAAGGATTGAGCTATGGGCTTGCAACGTGCCACATCTTCTGTCACCTagggacatggtggggacaGCATATGTCAGCATCCACCAAGCCCTGCAGCTCATTCTCCCCTCTCTCCACCTCACTGAGGAAGGCTCAGCTTACCCTGCTCTTGGCCCATGAAATGTAGGTCTCAAAGAAATCCAACAGTTGTTCTAGGAAGGCTAATGTCTCCTGGAGGGGCAAGCACACAGTGAAAATGTTGCCACTACCAGCCCCCTCCatgccccgtgtcccctccaTGTGAGGATCAGAAGTCTCAGACCACCTCAGCCCAGTAGCAACAGGGCTGAATGCTTCATCCCACCCCCTTCCCTTGCCAGGGATGCCATAAGGGAAAGGGGCACCCAGGGGTGCAGGAGACACTCAGGGAAGGCAAGCAGGATGAGCAGCCAGACAAGGTTTGGCTTCCCTCTATAGAGGGAGGTCTTGGTGAGGGGGTATGGTCCATGTGACGTGACAGCAGGGCAAGGCAAGCTCACGTTCTTGATGATGTTTGGTGTCTCCCTCTCCAGGAACTCCTGGGTTCTGCTGGCTTTGTCCAGCGCAGCTGTTGTCTGTCCCTGAGGTGAAAGGTGCTCTTAGCACTGTGATCTAAGTGGGGTCTCTGCACTtcaccagccctgcacagcagcactccCTGGGGCATAGCCTCTCAGAGCTGTGGTGTCCCAGCAGTCACACACTTGGTAGTGCTAAGTACCTCAGGTGGAGGGAGCCTGCGCCTGGCAGGGTCCATGGCCTCCCTCCCTCTACCCCATGAACAGCCCCTGCAGCACATGAAGAGTGCCACAGCAGCCTCGAGACTGCGGGTTAGCCCCACCACCTCCACTGCAGGACCTCGAAGTTGTTTTGCAGGGTGCCTGGGACTGGCATGCACTCCCCTTGTACAGCTTACCTCTAGTTGGGCAGCCCCACTCTGCACGGAGTGGATGTTCTCCTTCAGACTTTGCTGGGGACGGAGAGAAGGGGGATCAGACGTGCAGACCCCACAGCTCAGACAAGACCCTGCcagcaggctctgagctctAGGGAAGCCCAACCCAGCAACCCCAGGACATCCCCCAGCTCACCAGTGGCCCAGAGAAGCTCGCctgcatctccttttccagctccctcagtttgCGAGCGTTATCTTCCAGGTCCTTCTTCACGTCCGTGCCCTGGAAGAGCTGcagtcagcagtgcccagctctgtgcctcaCCACAGCCAGCTGATGGGCCAGGCTGGGGAAAAGAGCTGGGCAAGAGTAAAGGGCCTTCCCTCAACACTCAGGCAGGTACAGAGGAGCCCAGCAACcagtggctttggggacagggtGGCTACGGCCCTGGGGTGTCACGGTCTCTCACCACTTTTTCGGCCAGCTGCTCCAACTCTGCAGCCAGATCCAGGAGGCTTCCCTGGGTCATATTCTGATCCAACTGGAAAAGGCAGAGACAGAGCCATGAGAATGAGGAATGGGGTTCACAAGGGGAGCTATGCCCCTTCTTTGTGAGACAGAGTGGAACCAGGGCCTTCTGGGCAGAGGATGTGCCTTGTTACCCTAAGGGTAATAGACCTTCTCAACCCACATCCAACTCCCGCACCCCAATCCCAAGACCAGGCTACACCCAGCACACCTGCTCCAGGGTGAGGGTGAAGTTGGGGGGCTGTCCAGCCCGACTGGCATTCAGCAGCAGGTCTTTCTggctctgcttgagcagggagatGGGGCTTAGGCTGATGTTCATCTTCTCAAAAGCTGTGGAGATGTTTCCTGCATACTGCCAGAACAAAGGGGGCCACGATGGGACACGTGCTggcccctcactgtcccctcagcCCTTAGTCTGGATTCCTGCCCTCAAGACCCTGGCACTCCCATGCTCACCTGGCTGATATTCAAGAGCTTGTCCAGGGAAATGCTCTGGTCCAAGTGCAGAGTTTGCCACAGGGAAGCATCTtgctggcactgcctgcaggaTGGAAGCATGGTGTTTAAAACAGGGCAGGCGAGGGCCACCCCCTCCCAGGAGCATgtcctcacctgtgcaggtagGTTGCACCTTGCTCCTTCCCTGCAATCAGTGCCTACCCACAGCCTGGGAAGGTAGGGcatgctgccctgctcctggagaGCATCTGAGGGCATTGAGCAGCTCTACTCCCACCAAAGACACAGTGTCAGGGCTGGAACCCACCTGTATATCTCTGAGAAGTTTGTCATGTCACCCTTCaggcccagcagctctgagagaTTGAAGTTAGGGATCTTGCCAGGGTTGTCCAGGAGCTAAGAGCAAGGAAAGAGATGGAGAAACTAGACATAGTTCAGGGCAAGACACCTTGGAAGAGCATCCTAAATGGCtagtgctgcctctgctccaccAGCAGCCCTCATTTAGGAAGCAGTATCTCCAGGCAGTTTCCCCAGAACAAGTTTacctggaagagctgctggttGCGCCAGGACTCACAGAAGAGCATGTAAATGTTCCCCCCCAGCATGAAGATGATCATCACCAGCAGCATGAGCAGCCAGAAGAAGATGAAACTGAAGCCAACCCCTCTGCCAGGACAGAAATGCTATCAGCACCAGCAGCCCAGTGGCCCAGCACTGATGCTGGCATTGCCCCCCAGCTTGCAGAGCCCAGGGGCTGCACACCCCTCACCCCCACAGTTGTGGGAACACCACCCTTCCCACAAGCTTGTCTCTGTTCTGCCTTCAGACCCCAGAGCATGACCGGGGTCTACCCCAGAGCTTGGATTCCAGAATAGCTTCCCACAGCTTTGCAAGCCAGCActcccctgcagagctgcaggacccACACACACAGTGCCAGCCCTCGCTGTCATGGGGCAAATGGGCTCCACTCAAATGCCTCTCACCAGCACCACATTTGACCTTCAATTTACCACCTGCACGGGGAGTCACCACGGGGAAGGCCATTAAGCTGCAGTAAACTGATGATTTAGGAGCTCGAGCATTcccaggccagccctgcccacccaCCCCAGCGCTCCCACACACGTCCTTGGCAGCCAATTGAGCCTCACGCCATGAAGAAGTTCCCGCCAGCATTGGCGAGGCTGCTGCGCTCTGTGGGCAGCACACCTTCCTTCAGCCCCAGgggccccagcagcagcccaaaaACGTTGCAGAGGACCACCAGCAGCACCGTGCAGCACAGGAGGGCACACACGATCAACCTGGGGCAAGACAAAGGGTGGGAGTCAGGCAGCACAACCTGGGACCCTGAGCAGCACCCTGCAGCCCACTGGCTGCCTTCATGGGGAGGAAAAAGGTCCCAGACAccacagcagggaaggggcaTGTGTGTCTGCAAGGCACAGCTCTGACTACCCTGCACCCACAACCCCACCACCCAGCAAGCCCCCACCTCCAGCAATGGGAGGAGCAGGAACCTTAAACTCTCCAGACAACGGAGCCGGGGCCGCAGCCCCTCGCCCACCTGAGCCCATCCCAGGCGATGATCGGCTCCCTGTACTTCTCCAGCACCGATGTGGCATTGTTCACAAAGGCCCCAACTTTCTCCTCCGCATCCAGGAGCGGCAACCCTTCCTGCAAGCTTCTGATCTCCTGCCTGATGAGGCCCAGCTGGTCCTGGCTCTCTGTAAGGAATGGGGACATGCCGACATTGCGAGCTGCTGACCAGGTCCTGCAGGGCAGCGGGGGCTCAGAAAGGATAGGAAAGGGGCAGTCATGGCCAAGGATGACATTGGCATGatggcagctggggacagccagggctgcagggaaggcCTCCAGGAAAGAATGGCTtgagaagggaggagggaacCCTAGAAGAGGGAGAAGTCAGCACACAAAGCCCTGCTTACTTGCCACCACTTGCTGGGACTGCTCTTGCACCTTGTCAGGGGTCATGCCCAGCGTTCTGTTAACCTGTATCCAGAGAAGCACAGCATGGAACTCACATCCCTGCCTGCAatccagggctgagcagcacatCCCCTTGTCCCCAGATCCTAGTAACACATGACAGCTAGGCTCTCCACAGCACCCAGTCCACACTACCAGTgtgcagggatggctgggacAATGAGCAGACCTCTggccagcccttccctccaTGTCACACACTGAGCTCCTGACAGAGCTCTTCCCAACCCACACCCTGTCAGCACAGCCCTCACAGTTGCAGGAGCACCCAGCTTTGTGCCTGGGTGAAGGGAACACCCCTTACCTCCTCTAAATCAGTCTCTATGTTTGACTCAGAGACCTCATGCAgtgcctccagctgctgctccacaccTGGGATCTGCAGGGAAGAGCCTGGGGTGAGGGAGCTgtgggggctggggcagggtgtGCTGGGGCCTCTCACCCACACCTTGCCCCTCCTCACCGTGCTGAAGTTGGCGGTGAAGGTGAGCCCGTCCAGGGACACTCGGCCGCAGGGGAGGCCACATTTCTGCAGGGTGTGGTTGAGCTCGCCCTGCAGGCTGACCAGCCGCTGGCTGTAgttgctctgcagctcctcgaGGTCTGAGCGGCTGATGGCAATGTTGGCAAAGGTGTCGTTCAGCgtctccatccctggggagATAGCGGGGAGCTCAGGGCCTCATCCTGCCACTGTGGCAGGGACTCGTTCTCATCCAGCTGAACCTTGCAAACCCACAAAGAAATACAACCTAGGGGTACCCCCAAAGTCATGGCACTTGCCCCAGGGTGTGGTTGGGAGGCCAAAAGGATCCACCTCCATGGAAGCCTCACCCAAACATGCACCCACCCCATCTT
This region of Vidua macroura isolate BioBank_ID:100142 chromosome 8, ASM2450914v1, whole genome shotgun sequence genomic DNA includes:
- the HPS6 gene encoding BLOC-2 complex member HPS6; its protein translation is MKLRQVSDLSDFSRGHWLRELLCRGEEPKLVQSSPDGQHVLLLQKSRPPILPRVVAFQRHSIAGADLERSWEPPQPALVGLLFLQSPVVPDSWVLAVVWEHGRTEVWHFVVAVGWQLLQTLELCQGARARVVSVCSQGANLVWCEERPPLGAHSDMSKCAFRFCVCARALEVGEQGVRLGAARIVLHNSPEYQVLASPQHVFLVPAAASFATTSKFLLIWHPEKAEFTITAPSAGFIHSKVLHSSSDSDFKKLLLGSVGLLSGFAPLDIHTSTMSNSGGLLLVSTKGSVSIVEPDGTQRHIFDLEGGPLAQGSPVQLKTFGNILACVLAGVLYLVDQNSGRLVEKEVLSMKEVHFLESQDEEDSIQLLSQSGIYSFSFSKPEDSSRPEPCLVEMVFEEACRYYQRRSLSSSKLTVEKLKKGGTFQAPVVLAAILQHSLHQKQKPARSLEDTYAKLLSTVSLELQSYMSLELLKTCVVCAPESEVESYCKELVEQEVSRILQSDMDKDNLAYLNSVFASFPKAAWKATRSCLQLQQNGDGLLVARATPEVWKKVLCQPQLEEVGQNGMVPLFELICASFLRFKPKWLPSFVELTQQYVSSSWSYSSKEGPEGRVPLYKRALGVLARKSKHSEADDEMELELLLCSKRPKAVLQALHLLIHLKQWQRVVEVAEKFSKLSPLLNKEIFITLLAEFAQHRELDPYLDRLWPLCPAELTASNILTMVLQHLPHSQEDPVPFSSEGNQLTVGLLKPLLQRVVQRPSVQDEMYSDALQSTTFPPPTPPREHKIPSKVVADDVPQPSMARTSSPSTLLRDDSV